A genomic window from Brassica oleracea var. oleracea cultivar TO1000 chromosome C8, BOL, whole genome shotgun sequence includes:
- the LOC106307519 gene encoding uncharacterized CRM domain-containing protein At3g25440, chloroplastic, translating to MMFTLGCAKGIANQLFRNPRWRSGLFVHHLQFPNYSVYTKQRPFVEVPHGSASSNQNVFEYCRRHMSNSTVELRTEDNVVRFSFNNNVRDTKSVPMRTERKWKRAKSSRKAKVNELRFYRLKAKKKMNSPNPEVRIRYKLEKAKRKEEWLIEKLRKYDVPKTPAEAYDPETLTEEEQHYLKRTGEKRKNFVLVGRRGVFGGVVLNMHLHWKKHETVKVICKPCNKPGQIHEYAEELARLSKGIVIDVKPNNAIVLYRGKNYVRPEVMSPVDTLSKDKALEKYRYEQSLEHTSEFIEKLEKELEEYHKYVARYKKKDEVDSKGKAV from the exons ATGATGTTTACTTTAGGTTGTGCCAAAGGAATCGCTAACCAACTTTTCAGAAATCCCAGATG GAGGTCTGGACTCTTTGTGCATCACCTCCAGTTCCCTAATTACTCCGTCTATACAAAGCAGAGACCTTTTGTAGAAGTTCCACATGGATCAGCTTCTTCAAATCAAAATGTATTCGAGTACTGCAGACGTCACATGAGTAACTCGACGGTAGAGCTAAGAACTGAAGATAATGTGGTGAGGTTTTCTTTCAACAACAACGTCCGTGACACCAAAAGTGTGCCTATGAGGACAGAGAGGAAATGGAAACGAGCTAAATCGTCAAGAAAGGCTAAAGTGAATGAGTTAAGGTTTTACCGTCTAAAGGCCAAAAAGAAGATGAATTCTCCAAATCCTGAAGTTAGGATTCGATATAAGCTCGAAAAG GCGAAGAGAAAAGAAGAATGGTTGATTGAGAAACTGAGGAAATACGATGTCCCGAAAACGCCAGCAGAAGCCTATGATCCAGAGACTTTGACAGAGGAAGAGCAGCATTACCTAAAACGTACAGGTGAAAAGAGAAAGAACTTTGTACTTGTGGGAAGACGAGGAGTGTTTGGAGGTGTGGTCCTGAACATGCACCTCCATTGGAAAAAGCACGAGACTGTTAAAGTTATCTGCAAGCCGTGCAACAAACCGGGGCAGATCCATGAGTATGCAGAGGAGCTTGCTAGGCTAAGCAAGGGAATCGTGATCGATGTTAAACCTAACAACGCCATAGTACTGTACCGCGGGAAAAACTATGTCAGACCAGAAGTGATGTCTCCTGTTGATACACTCTCTAAAGATAAG GCTTTGGAGAAATATCGGTATGAGCAATCGCTTGAACATACGAGTGAGTTCATAGAGAAGCTCGAGAAAGAGCTTGAGGAGTATCACAAGTATGTTGCTCGGTACAAGAAGAAGGATGAGGTAGATTCAAAGGGCAAAGCAGTGTAA
- the LOC106307520 gene encoding ethylene-responsive transcription factor-like protein At4g13040, with the protein MRGVYYKNMKWQAAIKVEKRQIHLGTFSSQEEAARLYDRAAFMCGREPNFELSEEEKRDLKQQSWEGFLACTRRKITNKKPKRRMEPEEL; encoded by the exons ATGAGAGGAGTCTATTACAAGAACATGAAATGGCAAGCAGCCATTAAAGTTGAGAAGCGACAGATCCACTTGGGAACTTTCTCTTCTCAAGAAGAGGCTGCTCGTTTATACGATAG GGCTGCTTTCATGTGTGGAAGGGAACCAAACTTTGAGCTCTCGGAAGAGGAAAAACGAGACCTCAAACAACAAAGCTGGGAAGGGTTTTTGGCTTGCACACGCCGAAAAATTACCAACAAAA AACCTAAGAGAAGGATGGAGCCAGAGGAACTCTAA
- the LOC106308655 gene encoding uncharacterized protein At3g60930, chloroplastic-like: protein MPPRSRLSQKEKGKDIADSPSPTRDASATGSPLDDFYLIYRDALWDTENMTLSQRLLVADAHRLIHDEGADRVEVGSSDVSGSENRGGDQSDAAAGSERGDADASGRSPTPSRRVRKRVHFDQIDCRPTIYHPGGIFEELLPLPPGLLRDPRAQSWGNVFGSCASHHIVKDLLRANGGAGVTYIIPSTEQRPWSPPVGYQCVYESYFGEHTKLWFLIPRLVTSYAFRRDIATSQLLNGSLRIAVMLMVMVAEMDISMSVRVFEELTFTKAEPNGIFSVKMRSNYNVLTGHPNKTQDWQRAYFFVKSDEHAFEEPPGDDYWVLWNQQLVRHPNTIAYPEKFFESAQAIAAHSHLRWPDLSREWIRRQQARIARVDWESRLPCVLGLCKSRLPLFTRKQQRLLDKAREMDGVPDLRPKRSVEAEPRPSNSDTNAADTTLVDVVGEDSGTPENLSEERRKTSSREGGSGDEPVANERCAELTRQIRGGTKLMPQLEDLYFRNEYIDAASSRARTKIQLGSSEKLAQARLKAIERVRAEHKKANEKAEKDKEILRVKFEELECKLKSDRAAKKELARENTRLEQAAATLEKEKAELLEERDAAVEKLIRERQRLKDSRGLEVTRERERVEAAMAEKANRCLGRVRDHFTRLDAFGKAKNLYGQASGTKKCLEMIKANVVGHMKLVNGQCLIGTPVLDEVEIARARHVLVHVQSYE, encoded by the exons ATGCCTCCGAGAAGTCGATTGTCGCAAAAGGAGAAAGGGAAGGACATCGCAGATTCTCCGAGTCCGACCAGAGATGCGTCAGCGACCGGCAGCCCACTGGACGATTTCTACTTGATTTATCGCGATGCTCTCTGGGACACAGAAAACATGACTCTATCTCAGCGTCTTTTGGTCGCTGATGCCCATAGGCTGATTCATGATGAAGGCGCGGATCGCGTTGAAGTCGGGAGCAGCGACGTGAGCGGAAGTGAGAACAGAGGGGGAGACCAAAGTGATGCTGCAGCTGGTTCCGAACGTGGCGACGCTGATGCGTCTGGTCGGTCCCCGACGCCTTCGAGGCGGGTTCGCAAGAGAGTTCATTTCGACCAGATAGACTGTCGTCCAACTATTTATCATCCTGGTGGGATCTTCGAGGAGCTTCTTCCGCTGCCGCCTGGACTGCTGCGCGACCCGCGGGCTCAGTCGTGGGGGAATGTGTTTGGATCTTGTGCTTCTCACCATATTGTGAAGGATCTGTTAAGGGCGAACGGCGGTGCTGGCGTTACCTACATCATCCCGTCTACTGAGCAGCGTCCCTGGTCGCCTCCGGTGGGTTACCAGTGCGTGTATGAGTCCTACTTCGGGGAGCATACGAAGCTATGGTTTCTGATCCCTCGGTTGGTGACGTCTTATGCATTCCGCCGAGACATTGCCACCTCTCAACTTTTGAATGGGTCGCTGCGAATAGCCGTCATGTTGATGGTAATGGTAGCTGAGATGGACATCTCGATGAGCGTGAGGGTCTTCGAGGAGCTGACTTTCACGAAGGCGGAGCCAAACGGGATTTTCTCGGTGAAAATGCGTTCGAACTACAACGTCTTGACCGGTCATCCAAATAAGACGCAGGATTGGCAACGCGCGTACTTTTTCGTGAAATCTGATGAACATGCTTTCGAAGAGCCGCCCGGGGACGACTACTGGGTTTTGTGGAACCAGCAACTCG TTCGTCACCCGAATACGATCGCCTACCCTGAGAAGTTCTTTGAGAGTGCTCAAGCGATCGCGGCGCACAGTCATCTTCGTTGGCCGGATCTCAGTCGAGAGTGGATACGTCGCCAGCAAGCTAGGATCGCTAGAG TTGATTGGGAGTCGAGGCTTCCTTGCGTTCTCGGTCTCTGTAAGTCGCGCCTTCCTTTGTTTACTCGCAAACAACAGAGACTTCTCGACAAAGCTAGAGAAATGGATGGAGTCCCGGATCTAA GGCCTAAGAGGTCTGTTGAGGCAGAACCCCGTCCTTCTAACTCCGATACGAATGCTGCTGATACGACCTTAGTCGACGTTGTTGGGGAGGACAGCGGCACTCCTGAAAACCTGTCGGAGGAGAGGAGGAAAACCAGCTCGCGAGAAGGGGGTTCTGGTGATGAGCCCGTTGCGAACGAGAG ATGCGCGGAACTGACGCGCCAAATTCGTGGTGGGACGAAGTTGATGCCGCAACTGGAAGATCTCTACTTCAGGAATGAATACATTGACGCTGCTTCTTCGAGAGCGCGG ACGAAGATCCAGTTGGGATCTTCAGAGAAGCTTGCTCAGGCAAGGTTGAAGGCCATCGAGAGAGTAAGGGCGGAGCATAAGAAGGCTAACGAGAAGGCTGAGAAGGATAAGGAAATCCTTCGAGTGAAGTTCGAAGAGCTGGAGTGTAAGCTCAAATCCGACAGAGCGGCGAAGAAAGAGCTTGCCCGAGAGAACACTCGTTTGGAGCAAGCGGCTGCGACCCTTGAGAAGGAGAAGGCTGAGCTACTCGAAGAAAGGGACGCTGCAGTGGAGAAATTGATCAGAGAGAGGCAACGCTTAAAGGACTCTCGGGGGTTGGAGGTTACTCGTGAGAGGGAAAGGGTTGAAGCTGCTATGGCCGAGAAGGCAAATCGCTGTCTTGGTCGCGTACGCGACCATTTTACTCGCTTGGATGCCTTTGGGAAAGCGAAGAACCTGTACGGTCAAGCTTCGGGGACGAAGAAGTGCCTTGAGATGATAAAGGCCA ATGTTGTTGGGCACATGAAGCTGGTTAATGGACAGTGTCTCATTGGGACCCCAGTTCTTGATGAAGTGGAGATAGCTAGGGCGAGGCATGTGTTGGTTCATGTGCAGTCATACGAGTAA